Part of the Fimbriimonadia bacterium genome, TGCGGATCTCCATCTCCGACTCGAGGAACTGTGCAAGCCTGTCCAAGATGGTGTCTAGGATGCCTCCCACCTCGGCAGCGCGGATCATGTTGACGTACAGGCGGTTGAACACCATTGGGTGCTTCGCCATCGCCTCGTTCAGTGACTGACCGCCCTTCACGTCTGCGCGTACCTGGTTGAGGGAATCGCGTAGAGCCGGATCCTTCATCTGCCCTGCTAGGATATCGAGGCAGCGGAGAATGGGGATGCCTGCGTCAATCATGGTGGCGAACTGACGCGAAAAGATCACGAGCGACGTTAGTTTGGGCTTCTTTGGCTTTAGGAGGGCGCTGCGGGCGCCCGCTCCACCTCTTACCAGCTTGACGCTGGTCACATGCATCTGCTGCTCGTGCAGACGGCTTAGGACTAGCTCCTCCGAGTCGGCTTCGATTACGCCTCGGACGTTGCGTCCTGCGGGGTCCACCGCGCTATAGGCAAAGCGTGGCATACCTACGACCTCCCTGTTCGATCATGGTCCGGACATCCTGTCCCTACCTTCGCCCAGGATTTTCGGACAGGTAGGCTGCCGGAGTGACCAAAACCTGCACTGGGTTTTCGGGTTGATGTGGAACCCGGCATTCCTGCTCGTATACGGCGCCCGAGGCAGGGGGAGCCGCGGCAGGCAGGTCAGTGTTCCACGAACGCGCATAGGGTCCAAGGACGGGGGTTCCACGCTCGACCGCTCCGCCTCGCCGGTAGAATCCGCGGAAAGGGAGGAGTGAGGATGAAAGACCCGAGGATGACTAGGCTAGCGCAGCTGCTGGTCCGACACTCGACCCGGCTTCAGCCCGGCGAGAACCTGCTGGTGGAGGCGTTCGACATTCCGCCCGACTGTACGGCGGAATTAGTGCGCGTGGCGCAGGAAGCGGGCGCGAACGTATTCGTCGATACGTACCACGCCATCGTGCAGCGGCGGTTCCTGTTGGGAGTGAATGAGAGCGTAGTCGAGGCGCAGGCTGAGTGGGACAGGGCGCGGATGGAACACATGCAGGCTTACGTGGGACTCCGGGGTGGTCACAACTATGCCGAGAGCTCCGACGTGCCTGACGACAAGCTCAAGATGTGGTTGACCCATTACGCACAACCGGTACATTTCCAGACGCGAGTGTCGAAGACCAAGTGGGTGGTGCTCCGTTGGCCTTCCCCCAGCATGGCCCAGCAAGCCGGCATGAGCACTGAGGCTTTCGAGGACTTCTACTTCGAGGTGTGTACTGCGGATTACGCCAAGATGGCCAAGGCGGTCGAGCCGCTCCAGGAACTGATGTCCAGGACCGACCGTGTGCGGCTGGTCGGACCGGGCACGGACCTCACGTTCAGCATCAAGGACATCCCATGTGTGCCCTGCTGCGGCGAGATGAACATCCCGGACGGCGAAATCTTTACCGCGCCCGTGAAGGAGTCC contains:
- a CDS encoding aminopeptidase, with the protein product MKDPRMTRLAQLLVRHSTRLQPGENLLVEAFDIPPDCTAELVRVAQEAGANVFVDTYHAIVQRRFLLGVNESVVEAQAEWDRARMEHMQAYVGLRGGHNYAESSDVPDDKLKMWLTHYAQPVHFQTRVSKTKWVVLRWPSPSMAQQAGMSTEAFEDFYFEVCTADYAKMAKAVEPLQELMSRTDRVRLVGPGTDLTFSIKDIPCVPCCGEMNIPDGEIFTAPVKESGNGVITFNTESLRDGTVFSGVRLVVKDGKVVEAEAQAKSDKLNSILDTDEGARYFGEFAIGFNPYVLHPMKDTLFDEKIAGSFHLTPGNAYDEADNGNRSSVHWDFVCIQRDDYGGGEIFFDDVLVRKDGTFVLPELQPLNPENLK